The following coding sequences lie in one Armatimonadota bacterium genomic window:
- a CDS encoding EAL domain-containing protein, translating into MNFIDADIHPILTRQIRRFGLENQAENLEDRWKSFLKAVNGAYFQADQDRYLLERSLTVSSTEMQDLHNTRTRERDQLHVILQSLGDGLCVLDDQGRLLLMNPAAERLLGWTSEELADGEVLKKLQTGRDIVSFQEIIRTGQTVREEDGCFHCRDGRMLPVSYVVNPVIWDGIPHGAVVVFRDISERRKLEEQLRHQAFHDPLTGLANRALFHDRVCHALARSDREKKPIAILFIDLDNFKNINDSLGHEAGDTLLKTVAERLTASVRKVDTVARLGGDEFAILIENCPSTEEVMVLGETMLDRLLAKVPIGKNGAFVGASIGVAISDATITSFDDLVRNADAAMYAAKSQGKGCVELYDSDMGSDTHARMELEADLARALGAGQLILHYHPTISAQDGSVHGIEALLRWNHPQLGLIPPLEFIPLAEESGLIFPIGLWVLHQACRQGRWWQDNIPGAQDLKTCVNLSALQLRSNTFIEEVATVLIKTGFPADSLVLEITETMMLTGGKILASRLEGLRGLGVQLAIDDFGTGYSSLGYLQDLPVDILKIDKSFIQGVAPEGDSPVLEMIVGLAHKLNLRTIAEGVESASQFESLRKAGCEFAQGYYFGRPMTSEAMTTFLSQPKARQIA; encoded by the coding sequence TTGAACTTTATTGACGCCGACATCCATCCAATTCTGACCCGTCAGATTCGACGATTCGGGCTGGAAAACCAGGCTGAGAACCTGGAGGACCGCTGGAAGTCGTTTCTGAAAGCGGTTAACGGCGCCTATTTTCAGGCCGACCAGGACCGCTATTTGCTGGAACGATCGCTCACCGTTTCTTCGACGGAGATGCAAGACCTGCACAACACGCGAACTCGCGAGCGGGACCAGCTTCACGTCATTCTTCAGTCGTTGGGCGACGGTCTGTGCGTGCTCGACGATCAGGGGCGACTTTTGCTCATGAACCCGGCGGCAGAACGGCTGCTGGGCTGGACCAGCGAGGAACTCGCCGATGGCGAAGTGCTGAAGAAGCTTCAGACCGGTCGTGACATTGTGTCGTTCCAAGAGATCATTCGCACCGGGCAGACGGTTCGCGAGGAGGATGGATGCTTCCATTGCCGGGACGGGCGGATGCTTCCTGTTTCCTACGTAGTCAATCCGGTCATTTGGGACGGCATTCCTCACGGCGCAGTGGTGGTTTTTCGTGATATTTCTGAGCGGCGGAAGCTGGAAGAGCAGCTTCGGCACCAAGCCTTCCACGACCCTCTCACCGGCCTTGCCAACCGCGCGCTGTTCCACGATCGCGTTTGCCACGCCCTTGCTCGATCTGATCGCGAAAAGAAGCCGATCGCGATTCTTTTCATCGACCTCGACAACTTTAAGAATATCAACGATAGCCTAGGCCACGAGGCGGGCGACACGTTGCTAAAGACGGTGGCCGAGAGGCTGACCGCCTCGGTACGGAAAGTTGATACGGTGGCGCGCCTCGGTGGTGACGAATTTGCCATTTTGATCGAGAACTGCCCGAGTACCGAGGAAGTCATGGTTCTGGGCGAAACCATGCTGGATCGACTGTTGGCCAAGGTGCCAATTGGTAAGAACGGCGCGTTCGTCGGGGCAAGCATCGGCGTCGCGATCTCAGACGCAACCATCACCTCATTTGACGACCTCGTGCGAAATGCCGACGCAGCCATGTATGCGGCCAAGAGCCAGGGCAAAGGATGCGTCGAACTCTATGACTCGGATATGGGTTCCGACACGCACGCTCGGATGGAATTGGAAGCGGATTTGGCGCGTGCTCTCGGGGCGGGTCAGCTTATTCTGCATTACCACCCAACTATCTCGGCACAGGATGGGTCGGTGCATGGCATCGAGGCACTTTTGCGATGGAATCACCCGCAACTCGGCCTTATTCCGCCGCTGGAATTCATTCCTTTGGCCGAAGAGTCAGGGTTGATCTTCCCTATCGGTCTCTGGGTGCTTCATCAGGCGTGTCGTCAGGGTCGCTGGTGGCAGGACAACATTCCGGGTGCCCAAGACCTCAAGACGTGCGTAAACCTATCGGCGCTTCAGCTTCGGAGCAATACCTTCATTGAGGAGGTGGCGACGGTGTTGATCAAGACCGGTTTCCCGGCAGACTCTCTTGTGCTGGAGATCACGGAAACCATGATGCTGACCGGCGGAAAGATTTTGGCTAGCCGCCTCGAAGGTCTTCGTGGACTCGGCGTTCAGCTTGCAATCGACGATTTTGGAACCGGCTACTCTTCCCTCGGCTACCTGCAGGACCTGCCGGTCGATATTCTCAAGATCGACAAGTCATTCATCCAGGGTGTCGCACCCGAAGGGGACAGCCCGGTTTTGGAGATGATTGTTGGGTTGGCCCACAAGTTGAACCTGAGAACCATCGCCGAAGGGGTCGAGTCGGCCAGCCAGTTCGAATCCTTGCGGAAGGCAGGGTGCGAATTTGCACAGGGTTACTACTTCGGCCGACCGATGACGTCGGAAGCGATGACGACTTTCCTCTCTCAACCTAAGGCTCGTCAGATCGCCTAA